One Deltaproteobacteria bacterium genomic region harbors:
- the dnaB gene encoding replicative DNA helicase: MATFERDYSNDKKDNRSKDRVQPVNNEAEQAVLGGLLLNPNAWDDVSFLITEEDFYKPTHKKIFSVLRDLAIKSEPIDPITVSNVLNARHELEAIGGQSYLAEMMNTFPVAGNIEYYAKIVAEKSTIRKVISCGTEMVEKAYTNDFESVEGLVDEFEGRIFKLNDDKQVDGPVSAADLVRSGMNKLTELSERESDVTGVASGFKALDKMTAGFQKGEMTIVAARPSMGKTAFSLNIATHVVLREKKSLLYFSIEMNRDQMMMRVLGCEARVGLGDLRTGKLSDAGWQRIIDKAGKIGETNLFIDDASFVTPMTIRSKARKIKARYGLDMIMIDYLQLMKLGQKTDNREREVSEISQSLKAIAKDLQVPVIALAQVNRGSEGRSDRRPQVSDLRESGSIEQDADLIMSLYREDYYDRDNPDVKGVSEVIIGKQRNGPVGTVRLRWESNIGRFSDLEEGGSDHPLPPPPQTTQQYRRNSNNSPSV, from the coding sequence ATGGCAACGTTCGAACGAGATTATTCCAACGACAAAAAAGATAATCGATCAAAAGATCGAGTTCAGCCCGTTAACAACGAGGCCGAACAAGCTGTTCTCGGCGGGCTGCTGTTGAATCCCAACGCTTGGGACGACGTTTCGTTTTTGATTACCGAGGAGGATTTCTACAAGCCAACCCACAAAAAAATCTTTTCGGTTCTGCGGGACTTGGCCATCAAAAGCGAGCCGATCGATCCGATCACGGTTTCGAACGTTCTCAATGCGCGCCATGAACTTGAGGCGATTGGTGGCCAATCCTATCTTGCAGAAATGATGAATACTTTCCCGGTCGCTGGGAACATCGAATATTACGCCAAAATCGTTGCGGAAAAATCGACGATCAGAAAAGTCATTTCCTGTGGAACAGAGATGGTCGAAAAGGCCTATACAAATGACTTCGAGTCGGTTGAAGGACTTGTCGACGAATTTGAAGGTCGAATATTTAAATTGAATGACGACAAGCAAGTCGACGGCCCAGTTTCTGCGGCCGACCTGGTTCGCTCAGGCATGAATAAGCTGACCGAACTTTCGGAACGCGAAAGCGACGTCACCGGAGTGGCTAGCGGATTTAAGGCCTTGGACAAAATGACGGCGGGCTTTCAAAAAGGCGAGATGACGATTGTCGCGGCCCGCCCCTCTATGGGGAAAACTGCGTTTTCGTTGAACATCGCAACACATGTCGTACTTCGCGAAAAGAAATCTCTTCTCTATTTTTCTATCGAGATGAATCGTGATCAAATGATGATGCGCGTGCTAGGTTGCGAAGCGCGCGTCGGCCTAGGCGATCTTCGCACCGGTAAGCTGAGTGATGCTGGTTGGCAGCGAATTATCGATAAGGCTGGAAAAATTGGCGAGACCAACTTGTTTATCGATGATGCGAGCTTCGTAACTCCGATGACTATTCGTTCAAAGGCGAGAAAGATTAAAGCGCGCTACGGGCTTGATATGATCATGATCGACTATTTACAGCTGATGAAGCTGGGCCAGAAAACAGACAACCGCGAGCGCGAAGTATCTGAAATCTCTCAGTCGCTTAAGGCCATCGCGAAGGATCTTCAAGTGCCGGTCATCGCTCTTGCTCAGGTCAATCGAGGATCCGAAGGCCGAAGCGATCGACGCCCGCAAGTATCTGATTTGCGAGAATCTGGTTCTATCGAACAAGATGCCGATTTGATCATGTCACTTTATCGGGAAGACTATTACGACCGCGATAATCCTGACGTAAAAGGCGTTTCCGAAGTTATTATCGGGAAACAGCGGAACGGTCCTGTTGGGACGGTTCGCCTCAGATGGGAATCAAACATCGGTCGCTTCTCGGATCTCGAAGAGGGCGGTTCTGATCATCCACTGCCGCCGCCGCCGCAAACGACGCAGCAATATCGACGCAATTCTAACAACAGCCCATCAGTCTAG
- a CDS encoding 2-oxoacid:acceptor oxidoreductase family protein, whose product MGLFSRFTELLSETPFNIPLRENVAIRMEAIGGQGANSAGKIIAEAAVLGMDFTGNHFSSFGSEKRGTPVRSFVRFSPEKKEIRSASSIRHPDLLIVFHESLLETHPELLEGVSETSDILINSARAAKILRFPRASRPRSISTIDASKLSQMHGCGLNSVMLGAAAKLVPEISVQSLEASFASFFKNLSASNLEKNLMGFRSGFEKIRRFSVQDFQLVELSPHSALPQMGYLNAPIGGWIVNPGNSVLKDNSASRKGVLPKLDRELCFHCGYCDMVCPDLCFVWKRDETGKAQLQGIDYQYCKGCQKCVVACPVSAITPVPEDQVGAEDRKIKLFTNVSAEISERTWKSTDWSAQIAELSPEQRMLTLQSELLDPKSYLRPEFPEIKGKLK is encoded by the coding sequence ATGGGCCTATTCTCGCGCTTTACCGAACTTCTTTCCGAAACACCCTTTAATATCCCGTTACGGGAAAATGTTGCGATTCGCATGGAAGCTATCGGCGGACAGGGGGCCAATTCCGCTGGGAAGATAATTGCTGAAGCTGCCGTTTTAGGAATGGATTTTACCGGAAATCATTTTTCAAGCTTCGGATCGGAAAAGCGAGGTACGCCGGTACGTTCATTTGTTCGATTCTCTCCCGAAAAAAAAGAAATTAGGTCCGCCTCTAGTATTCGACACCCTGATCTCTTGATTGTTTTTCACGAATCCCTTTTGGAAACACATCCTGAACTATTAGAAGGGGTTTCCGAAACTTCTGACATTCTGATTAACTCGGCCCGTGCCGCTAAAATTCTTCGATTTCCACGTGCTTCACGACCCCGAAGCATTTCAACAATCGATGCTTCGAAACTTTCGCAAATGCACGGCTGTGGATTGAATAGTGTTATGCTAGGGGCTGCGGCGAAGCTAGTTCCTGAGATTTCAGTTCAATCGCTGGAGGCCAGCTTCGCGTCGTTTTTTAAAAATCTTTCCGCGAGTAATCTAGAAAAAAACCTAATGGGCTTTCGCTCGGGCTTCGAGAAAATTCGGCGATTCAGCGTCCAAGACTTCCAGCTTGTCGAGCTTTCGCCCCATAGCGCGTTACCGCAAATGGGCTACCTCAACGCGCCAATTGGCGGTTGGATTGTAAACCCAGGAAATTCAGTATTGAAAGACAATAGCGCCAGTAGAAAAGGTGTACTTCCCAAGCTTGATCGCGAGCTTTGCTTTCACTGCGGCTATTGCGACATGGTCTGTCCAGATTTATGTTTCGTATGGAAAAGAGATGAGACCGGAAAAGCGCAGCTCCAGGGAATTGATTACCAATATTGCAAGGGCTGTCAAAAGTGTGTGGTTGCCTGCCCGGTCAGCGCGATCACACCGGTCCCTGAAGACCAAGTCGGTGCTGAAGACCGAAAGATAAAATTATTTACGAATGTTTCTGCAGAAATTTCGGAAAGAACTTGGAAGTCCACCGACTGGTCGGCTCAGATTGCGGAGCTATCGCCAGAACAGCGGATGCTGACTCTGCAATCAGAGCTTCTTGATCCGAAGTCCTACTTGAGACCTGAGTTTCCAGAGATAAAAGGTAAATTGAAATGA
- a CDS encoding pyruvate synthase gives MKNACTSAADQETKFLTGNETAAEAARFIDFHFMGYYPITPSTEIAQLLDVMKTKDEISTVMLPADGEHGAAGACFGASTGGGRVLNATSANGLLYSLEQLPVQAGSRMPMVLNLVTRSISGPLDIRCDHSDLMFALQTGWIILLASHPQAVYDLNILAVKLGEHPDVRLPVIVASDGFFTSHQRQSVQVFKNKSDVQTFLGKRLNPVTSLDPRNPVTFGPYMNDPDLINNKYQLHVAHDAAAKVFADLAKEFEVLTGRHYPALESYQCEDAESALFILNSAAETSKDAVDRARHDGKKVGLIKPNILRPFPFEQLKAVTHKMRSIVIAERSDTPGSMGGPISHEVRSALLADHHCDINAISRVFGLGGRDFRESDAYNLLEVGLSAIISPSSVPSFGFIGTAEGARETLPPKVMPALSKDDVSPGYISTTIGRDGRPEIHVKDIALLATKPKRIAPGHGACPGCGIFSGLDQFFKGLEGDVVVLYHTGCAMVVTTDYPFSAHRVSYLHNLFQNGAPTLSGLVEMFHERKRRGEIESGEEITFVMITGDGGMDIGMGPTIGTALRNHRMIILEYDNQGYMNTGGQMSYTTPMGRSTSTSHSGGKFIGKSFHHKDTAAIMAATGIPYVFTAIEGYGDDLIKKAAKAQWYAKNRGMTFGKILVACPLNWGSEERYGQSILQAAVDTCFFPLFEIEDGITKLNHDPEALGRKQAVGQWLKMLGKSKHLLSPDHADALVAFQTEIDRRWARLKALSEHPLL, from the coding sequence ATGAAGAATGCATGCACGTCAGCGGCCGATCAAGAAACGAAATTTTTAACCGGCAACGAAACAGCCGCCGAAGCCGCTAGGTTTATCGACTTTCACTTTATGGGCTATTATCCGATCACGCCTTCGACGGAAATTGCTCAGCTTCTCGACGTAATGAAAACGAAGGACGAAATTTCTACTGTCATGCTTCCGGCAGATGGAGAACATGGCGCTGCCGGTGCGTGCTTTGGTGCCTCCACTGGAGGTGGTCGGGTGTTGAATGCGACCAGTGCCAACGGACTTCTCTACAGCCTCGAACAACTTCCTGTCCAAGCTGGCAGTCGAATGCCGATGGTTTTAAATCTCGTCACCAGGTCGATCAGTGGCCCGCTGGATATTCGCTGCGATCATTCTGACCTCATGTTCGCACTTCAAACCGGTTGGATTATTTTGTTAGCTAGCCACCCTCAGGCCGTTTACGACTTGAATATCCTTGCAGTAAAGCTTGGTGAACACCCCGATGTAAGACTTCCGGTGATCGTCGCAAGCGATGGGTTCTTCACCAGCCACCAGCGACAATCCGTACAGGTTTTCAAGAATAAATCAGATGTGCAGACTTTTCTTGGCAAGCGCTTGAATCCGGTGACTAGCTTGGATCCACGAAATCCCGTCACGTTTGGGCCCTACATGAATGACCCCGACTTGATCAACAACAAGTATCAACTGCACGTCGCCCACGATGCCGCCGCAAAAGTATTTGCCGATCTGGCAAAAGAATTCGAAGTGCTTACTGGCCGACACTATCCCGCACTCGAATCTTACCAATGCGAAGACGCCGAAAGCGCATTGTTTATTTTAAATTCCGCCGCCGAAACTTCAAAAGATGCAGTAGATCGAGCTCGCCACGACGGAAAAAAGGTGGGGCTTATTAAACCAAACATTCTGCGCCCGTTTCCGTTTGAACAGTTGAAAGCGGTAACTCACAAAATGAGATCTATTGTGATCGCCGAGCGAAGCGACACTCCAGGCTCCATGGGCGGACCAATCAGCCACGAAGTTCGTTCCGCACTTTTGGCTGATCACCACTGTGACATCAATGCCATCAGTCGCGTGTTTGGTTTGGGCGGTCGCGACTTCAGAGAGTCCGACGCTTACAATCTCCTTGAAGTGGGGCTATCTGCTATTATCTCACCTAGTTCGGTCCCCTCGTTCGGCTTCATCGGCACAGCCGAGGGCGCGCGCGAAACCCTGCCTCCCAAAGTTATGCCTGCTCTTTCCAAAGATGACGTTTCGCCCGGATATATTTCTACGACGATCGGCCGCGATGGCCGACCGGAAATCCACGTAAAGGATATTGCACTCTTGGCTACGAAGCCAAAACGAATTGCACCTGGCCATGGGGCTTGCCCTGGGTGTGGGATTTTTTCGGGCCTCGATCAGTTTTTTAAAGGTCTCGAAGGCGACGTCGTCGTTTTGTATCACACAGGGTGCGCGATGGTTGTGACGACGGACTATCCGTTCAGCGCTCACCGAGTTTCCTACCTTCACAACCTCTTCCAGAATGGTGCCCCTACACTTTCGGGCCTAGTTGAAATGTTTCACGAGCGAAAACGGCGTGGCGAAATCGAGAGCGGGGAAGAAATCACGTTTGTGATGATCACTGGTGATGGTGGAATGGATATCGGAATGGGACCCACCATTGGCACCGCACTTAGAAATCATCGAATGATCATCCTGGAGTACGACAATCAAGGGTATATGAATACTGGCGGACAGATGAGCTACACAACCCCGATGGGGCGCTCGACCAGCACCAGCCATTCAGGCGGAAAGTTCATAGGCAAATCCTTTCACCACAAGGACACCGCTGCAATCATGGCGGCCACCGGAATTCCATACGTGTTCACAGCCATCGAAGGCTATGGAGACGATCTCATAAAGAAGGCCGCGAAAGCTCAGTGGTACGCAAAGAATCGCGGAATGACGTTTGGAAAGATACTCGTGGCCTGTCCTCTCAATTGGGGCTCGGAAGAGCGATACGGGCAATCCATTCTTCAAGCCGCCGTCGACACATGCTTTTTCCCTCTATTTGAAATTGAAGATGGTATTACGAAGCTTAACCATGATCCCGAAGCTCTGGGTCGGAAACAAGCCGTTGGCCAATGGCTGAAAATGCTAGGGAAATCAAAGCATCTTTTGAGTCCCGATCATGCCGATGCGCTGGTTGCATTTCAAACCGAGATAGATCGGCGCTGGGCGAGATTGAAAGCCCTCTCGGAACACCCGCTTCTTTAG
- a CDS encoding ankyrin repeat domain-containing protein produces the protein MKAIFERLKSLKRPTQVKLVNGDKFVAAVRSGNLLAMKTYSLGKTDLDVNFADPQNGRTALHYAVISGKIEFVELMMRLEPDPSITDSDGQTALAIAVENNFQRAIKMMVECKKAPIEAVNANGETTLNIALRVQQEKVALFLLDRGASLEQSLRHAVNKKRWEQIRWLCAHKAHPDILDGQGYTPLCKAIVDGVVGDVRLWANLGSNLNFTGGNGPLLRLKGFSPLMVAIEMERREIIDEILARPGIDLATMSPNGANAISFALRNGDMRTVRQIDQCGFKLSQSPPTLDGLTPLMFAAQSGRLEAVQWVVEREPDSINQQDSIGWTAIFYATQKLSLDVVDFLISRGAKIDLVSKDHKFNLRRVAMSQMSKLPPDSHKQKEAAKELLSRFSSLAS, from the coding sequence ATGAAGGCCATCTTTGAACGCCTAAAAAGCCTTAAGCGCCCGACGCAGGTCAAGCTCGTCAACGGTGACAAGTTTGTAGCGGCTGTTCGATCCGGCAACCTTTTGGCCATGAAAACCTATTCGCTGGGAAAAACCGATCTTGACGTGAATTTCGCTGACCCCCAAAACGGGCGCACGGCGCTCCACTATGCGGTGATCTCGGGAAAAATAGAATTCGTAGAATTAATGATGCGACTCGAGCCAGATCCATCGATCACAGACAGCGATGGGCAAACTGCACTAGCAATCGCCGTTGAAAACAACTTTCAGCGCGCAATCAAGATGATGGTCGAATGCAAAAAGGCGCCGATCGAAGCTGTGAACGCCAATGGCGAGACGACTTTAAACATCGCCCTGCGCGTGCAGCAAGAAAAGGTGGCGCTCTTTTTGTTGGATCGCGGGGCAAGCCTCGAGCAGTCTCTACGACATGCGGTCAATAAAAAACGCTGGGAACAGATCCGTTGGCTCTGTGCCCACAAGGCACATCCGGACATACTCGACGGACAAGGATATACTCCACTTTGCAAAGCGATCGTCGACGGCGTGGTCGGTGATGTGCGCCTTTGGGCTAACCTTGGCAGCAACCTCAATTTCACGGGCGGCAATGGACCACTTCTAAGGCTAAAAGGATTTTCTCCGCTGATGGTTGCGATCGAAATGGAACGACGAGAAATCATTGACGAAATTCTTGCACGACCTGGAATTGATCTCGCGACAATGAGTCCAAACGGAGCCAATGCGATTTCATTTGCTCTGCGAAACGGAGACATGCGTACGGTCCGCCAGATTGACCAGTGTGGATTCAAACTCTCACAGTCCCCGCCAACACTCGACGGCCTAACTCCGTTGATGTTCGCCGCCCAATCGGGACGCCTGGAAGCCGTGCAGTGGGTCGTCGAGCGCGAACCAGATTCCATCAATCAGCAGGATTCGATTGGCTGGACGGCGATCTTCTACGCGACCCAGAAACTCTCGCTCGACGTAGTTGATTTCCTGATTTCGAGAGGCGCAAAAATAGATCTTGTGTCCAAGGATCACAAATTCAATCTTCGACGAGTGGCCATGTCTCAAATGTCAAAGCTTCCACCTGATAGCCACAAACAAAAAGAAGCCGCTAAAGAATTGTTGAGCCGATTCAGTTCGCTTGCCTCCTAG
- a CDS encoding 50S ribosomal protein L9: MKVILQKDVKNLGKVGELVNVAAGFARNFLLPRLLATEATEKRMAEFEHFKRMAEAKLKKVKAEREEIIAKMKGVNVVIKATAGESDKLFGSVTNTDISNELEKLGFSIDRRDIHLEEPIRLLGSHKAIIKLGDGLEAAVSIVVERA; the protein is encoded by the coding sequence ATGAAAGTCATTTTGCAAAAAGACGTTAAGAATCTTGGAAAAGTCGGTGAGCTTGTGAACGTGGCCGCTGGCTTCGCACGCAATTTTCTATTGCCAAGACTCTTGGCAACCGAGGCGACTGAAAAGCGCATGGCCGAGTTTGAACATTTCAAACGCATGGCGGAAGCAAAACTTAAAAAAGTAAAAGCGGAGCGCGAAGAAATTATCGCTAAAATGAAGGGCGTTAATGTCGTGATTAAAGCGACAGCTGGCGAATCCGACAAACTTTTCGGTTCCGTCACAAACACAGATATTTCGAACGAACTTGAGAAGCTTGGCTTCTCGATTGACCGTCGCGATATCCATCTTGAAGAGCCAATTCGTTTGCTTGGTAGCCACAAAGCTATCATCAAATTGGGCGATGGCCTTGAAGCAGCGGTTTCGATCGTCGTCGAACGCGCTTAA
- a CDS encoding DUF2232 domain-containing protein: MSGAFRHIGLWAIAAGFSWATVILAAGPLRALRLASPFWVFWPVVSLVAAGFWFAGPIIPGAQMAALGFLAVAIVIGLFTEIEGWGVSRGYAAGVSMLALVAGVGVGFGAWCREMKISPITWLSKWVETAMTKVKELNPSMTFETETIVSQLPSGLVILGLVAIAIAVVSEGTWSRLLVGQLTGKSGKYVSRSKPWTEFRVWNTVIFGLMAVLLASFTRHDMKLVTVIGLNALNVLAVLYFFQGMAVIFKAFDHFGVGVFWRILLGFVLTFQLALIVAVIGVADYWLEFRNRLTGRPMEPKAEV, translated from the coding sequence GTGAGCGGTGCTTTCCGCCACATAGGATTATGGGCCATCGCTGCCGGCTTTAGCTGGGCAACAGTGATACTCGCTGCGGGACCACTTCGAGCACTTCGATTGGCGTCTCCGTTTTGGGTATTTTGGCCTGTCGTCTCTCTGGTCGCCGCGGGTTTTTGGTTTGCCGGTCCAATCATTCCAGGTGCTCAAATGGCAGCCTTGGGATTCTTGGCCGTGGCGATCGTGATTGGTTTGTTCACGGAGATTGAAGGCTGGGGAGTCTCTCGCGGTTACGCGGCGGGGGTTTCGATGTTGGCACTGGTCGCAGGTGTCGGCGTGGGCTTTGGTGCCTGGTGCCGAGAAATGAAGATCAGTCCGATTACCTGGCTTTCAAAATGGGTTGAGACCGCGATGACGAAGGTCAAGGAACTCAATCCGTCTATGACATTTGAAACGGAAACCATCGTTTCTCAATTGCCATCGGGACTTGTGATCTTGGGCCTAGTTGCAATCGCGATCGCTGTTGTCAGCGAGGGAACGTGGTCAAGACTTCTCGTTGGTCAGCTAACCGGAAAGTCGGGAAAGTACGTTTCGAGATCGAAACCATGGACTGAGTTTCGCGTATGGAACACCGTGATCTTTGGCCTTATGGCTGTTCTGCTTGCGTCGTTCACACGACACGACATGAAGCTGGTCACAGTGATTGGGTTAAATGCGTTGAATGTTCTTGCTGTGCTTTACTTTTTCCAAGGCATGGCAGTGATCTTCAAGGCATTTGATCACTTTGGAGTCGGAGTGTTTTGGCGTATTTTGTTGGGCTTCGTACTAACGTTCCAACTGGCGCTGATTGTAGCAGTGATCGGCGTAGCTGATTACTGGCTCGAGTTCCGTAACCGACTGACCGGTCGGCCGATGGAACCGAAAGCAGAAGTTTAG
- the rpsF gene encoding 30S ribosomal protein S6, whose amino-acid sequence MQLEKRPYVRPYEVVVLMNPDASEEDQKALFRKNKSIIEEQFGGEVKHLDTWGKRKLANPIGKSKQATFFHSTFSADPKAIAELERTMRINDHVLRFMHTSLDDRTDLTKYLEDFRNALAESAAREREREAKFQARKAAGRGPRRDDEGGRGRREDFGGFQGGRGDDEGGDVDLEVDDEA is encoded by the coding sequence ATGCAGCTTGAAAAGCGCCCGTACGTACGTCCCTATGAAGTTGTCGTTTTGATGAACCCAGATGCGTCTGAGGAAGATCAAAAAGCTCTGTTCCGCAAAAACAAATCGATCATCGAAGAGCAGTTCGGTGGCGAAGTGAAGCATCTCGACACATGGGGAAAGCGCAAGCTCGCAAACCCAATCGGCAAGAGCAAGCAAGCGACATTTTTCCACTCGACATTCTCTGCAGATCCAAAAGCGATTGCCGAGCTCGAGCGAACAATGCGTATCAATGACCATGTTCTTCGTTTCATGCACACATCGCTCGATGATCGTACGGATCTCACGAAGTACCTCGAAGATTTCCGTAACGCACTAGCGGAAAGCGCAGCGCGTGAGCGTGAGCGCGAAGCGAAGTTCCAAGCTCGCAAAGCGGCTGGACGCGGACCGCGTCGTGATGACGAAGGTGGACGTGGACGTCGTGAAGACTTTGGCGGCTTCCAAGGCGGACGTGGCGACGACGAAGGCGGCGATGTCGACCTCGAAGTTGACGACGAGGCTTAA
- a CDS encoding FHA domain-containing protein has translation MTAQPLLFLRILEGPHRGTRAPVREGLTIGRKEGDLVLKDSKLSVKHARVEWRDGDWLLVDLGSSNKIKVDGGRYEEVVLYPGLQLMIGSTMMEVLEKPQAAPVVKNRDFEFTGSVEVPVESLSWREILSALITKAQALQNRSPGGAIRPFPSLLRLEFISGVQSGTTWHIGYGPREAGARSFDLPLLDIAASDSCFLLDTSGGKVVFRPAPGAEVRLNGQPAPSESIPLHSGDRIEFGKTRIRVVLES, from the coding sequence TTGACGGCCCAGCCCCTGCTTTTTCTTAGAATTCTTGAAGGACCGCACCGCGGAACCCGCGCTCCCGTGCGCGAAGGTCTAACTATTGGGCGAAAAGAAGGCGATCTCGTCCTAAAAGACTCGAAACTGTCTGTTAAACACGCCCGCGTCGAGTGGCGGGACGGCGACTGGCTCTTGGTCGACCTCGGATCATCAAATAAAATCAAGGTTGATGGCGGCCGGTACGAAGAGGTCGTTTTGTACCCGGGTCTTCAGCTGATGATCGGTTCGACGATGATGGAAGTTTTAGAAAAGCCGCAAGCGGCGCCCGTCGTCAAAAACCGGGACTTCGAGTTCACCGGATCCGTCGAGGTTCCGGTCGAGTCCCTAAGCTGGCGCGAAATTTTATCGGCGCTGATCACAAAAGCCCAGGCTCTACAAAACAGAAGTCCCGGCGGAGCGATTCGCCCCTTTCCGAGTTTACTGAGGCTCGAGTTTATTTCTGGCGTGCAGTCAGGGACCACGTGGCACATCGGTTATGGCCCCCGTGAAGCCGGTGCACGGTCGTTTGATCTTCCGCTTCTAGATATTGCAGCTTCGGATTCGTGCTTCCTCCTTGATACTTCAGGAGGTAAAGTCGTGTTCCGACCTGCACCAGGCGCTGAGGTTCGACTCAACGGTCAACCCGCTCCTTCGGAATCGATTCCACTTCATTCGGGCGACCGAATTGAGTTTGGCAAAACCCGAATCCGCGTGGTGCTTGAGTCATAA
- a CDS encoding alpha/beta hydrolase produces the protein MNEIPKKTGTFQSYDGTTIYYEERGTGRPIILCYGLACLMNHWTHQIRYFSQNYRVITFDYRGHHGSGSPVDHKELSVDALVKDIRALVGHLEISQASFWGHSYGVQLLLRYYDLYPETVKNMVFINGFASNPIRGMFGALMGPDTITKVFRAFQEGYKFAPQPLTALWRAAVLNPVSIPLAALAGGFNLSLTSIKDIEVYARGVASLDIEIFMKLFEEMMDYDGTAVLEQIRVPTLIVSGSKDGVTPASHQYAMQKKIKGSELLRVPYGSHCTQLDLPEFVNLRVEKFLAQNLYS, from the coding sequence ATCAACGAAATTCCCAAAAAAACCGGAACCTTTCAAAGCTACGACGGCACAACGATCTATTACGAAGAGCGTGGCACCGGTCGACCTATCATTCTTTGCTACGGCCTTGCGTGCTTGATGAACCACTGGACACACCAAATTCGATACTTCTCGCAAAACTATCGCGTCATCACTTTCGACTATCGCGGTCACCACGGCTCGGGCAGTCCAGTCGATCACAAAGAGCTGTCTGTTGATGCCTTGGTCAAAGACATTCGCGCGCTGGTTGGCCACCTCGAAATTTCACAAGCTTCCTTTTGGGGCCATAGTTACGGCGTTCAATTGCTGCTTCGTTATTATGATCTTTACCCAGAAACTGTGAAGAACATGGTCTTTATCAATGGCTTCGCGTCGAATCCGATCCGTGGAATGTTTGGCGCACTGATGGGTCCCGACACGATCACCAAAGTTTTCCGTGCCTTTCAAGAGGGATATAAGTTTGCTCCTCAGCCCTTGACCGCCCTCTGGCGGGCGGCCGTTTTGAATCCCGTTTCTATTCCGCTTGCCGCACTGGCCGGCGGATTTAATCTTTCTCTTACTAGTATCAAAGATATCGAAGTCTATGCTCGCGGAGTTGCATCGCTTGATATAGAAATTTTCATGAAGCTATTCGAAGAGATGATGGATTACGACGGCACAGCGGTACTTGAGCAAATTCGAGTTCCCACGCTGATCGTCAGTGGCTCTAAAGACGGTGTAACGCCGGCCTCTCATCAATACGCAATGCAGAAAAAAATCAAGGGCAGCGAACTTCTTCGTGTGCCCTATGGCTCTCACTGTACTCAGCTTGATTTGCCTGAATTCGTCAATTTGCGCGTTGAAAAATTCTTGGCGCAAAATCTATACAGCTAG